Sequence from the Meriones unguiculatus strain TT.TT164.6M chromosome 5, Bangor_MerUng_6.1, whole genome shotgun sequence genome:
AACCCAAATCCAGGTATTTATCAAGTTTCAAGTGCCTCTTAAAACCAGGCAAGCCTGGGAAACACTCCAATGGTTCCCCAGATAGTTAACAGCCAggcctcaggaggctgaggcagaattcTACCTGGAAAActtagtgagacccagtctcaaaagaaaagccACAAAGAGGGCTAGGGGTGAAGCTCAGCTCGGTAtacagtgcttgcccagcatgcacggGGGCCTTGGGTTCAACCCTCCTCGTGCACCTCCCCCAAATGTAAGAGTGAAGACATTCCGGCTGAAGAACAAGTTCTCCCAGAAACAGGAACGTTGTTTTCTCATGACCCACATGAAGAGTGCTGGTAGAGATTCAAAATCCTCTCCGCTGATCGGCCAGGGCAGGATGCTCTGGGGAGAAGCTCAGTTACATTTACAGCTCTGTTTTAAGCTTTTCATACAGATCATCCTGGTCAATCATGTCCTCGTGGCCGTTCCAACGGTGATAGGCAAGGAGAGCTGCGTTGTAGCCAGCAATGGCACTCATCTCCATGCAGCTGGCGGCAAACTCGATGCCATTGAGGTAATAGAGCCGATCATGGAGGATGATGGAGGGACACTTCTGAGGAGGCTCATAGTAAGGGTAGGACAGCCACTGCTTCCGGACAGCATACTCATAGGATAGGAAGAGCTTTGAAATTTGTTCCTCAGTGAGAATGTCCCTGGAGAAGGTCTTCCACACATGCATCCCATCCGTTGGAGGTGCGGGGCCCTCCTTGGTTCTTACAGAAGATACAATGGACAGGCTGTTAATAAACATATTGGAGTCATCAGTGAGTAGAATCGCAGAGAGACCAAACTGCTCCTTGGGTCTGGAGCTGAAGAAAGTGGAATTCAGTTCTCCTTTAATCAAAGTCGTCACCAGGTGTTGATATGGGTCGTTGAACTCCTCAATGGGCGGATTGAAACCTTGGAAAGTTATGTTGGACATCTTCCGGTTCAGTGGCGCAGCCACAAGGACAATGTCGTAGAAGTCAGAATGGGTCTCAGATCCTGTTTTATAAACCACTTCATACATCTTGGTGGGGTTGCCTAAGGGCACGGAGAGCATGCATCTCTTAGCATTTCTGACACTCAATTTCAGGCCTGGCACAAAGGATTCTGTAGCATTTTTGGTCTTCTCTGTGTACATGTAcaagtgtgtgtttatatgtcaAGGTCAGTGGCTAACCTTGTGTCATAACCCCAGGAGTTGTCCATCTtggcttctgtctctctctttaaaatatttatttttattattattattattattgttattatatgtATAGGAATATTTGccacacatgtatgtctgtgtaccaagtACATGCTagggcctgtggaggccagaagaagatcccctggaactgaagttacaagacactgggtgttgggaactgaacttaggtcctttgaaagagtaacaagtgcccttatctctccagcttcccacCTTTAGGGATCAAAGTCAAGTTCCCATTCTTGCATGGCAAGCAGCTTACTGAAAAGGCTCTTAAATATCTTCCCAgctctgtttgtatttttgacACAAcctctcatgtagctcaggcagCCTTCAAACTCCTACGTTGCCAAAgataatcttgaacttctgatcctcctgcccccattTCTAGAGTATTAAGGATAAGTTCTGTGCCATCACCTAGTTTCTATGATGCTAGAGATCAAACCCATGGCTTCATGCATGACAGGCTCTACCAACCAAGATGCACACCCAGCCAACAattcgtgtgtgtgtggtgcGCACACAGGTATGTATACATATCTACTTATGTGTGCATCTGGCCATGCACAAAAAGACTAGAGGAGGCATGGGCCGGgtcctgttcttttctctttgcctCATTCCCTTGAAacatgatctctcactgaacctgctaGCAACAAGCCCCAGGATTATTCGTCTATATTCTccacagtactgggattacaggcatacacaaGGGATACctaattctttgtttgtttggttggttggttttgtttttttcgaggcagggtttctctgttgagccttggctgtcctggattcactttgtagaccaggctggccgcctatctagctcttttttaaaaaagagctggCTACTgggggggttgaactcaggtcctcaggactGTGCAGCAAGATCTCTTACCCACagggccatctccccaggctaGAAAATCTTTTCTTCTGACATCTCTTACAAAGTTCCAGAACAGTGGAATTTCACATCGCTCATGCAGAAATGTTCCCAACTGTGCTAAAGAGCATGACCACTGCTCACAGGGTATGGGAAAAAAACCTCATCCCCAAAGGGAATGTTCCACATTTTGTTCTTACTAAGTAGAAAATTGTCCTCAATGAAATACATTTGGGTAAATACCTTAACTTTTTATAATCATAGAGAAACTATTAGCAGTTACAGAATTAtgggacttgagttcaaatccccatcaCCCATGTAAAAAGTTAACCTCCCCCAACCCTCACCAGCATAAAGCTTTattccaatcccagcactcaggaggcagaggagtttgaggccaacctggtctacatagtaagttccaggacagccagagctactttAGCTAGAAAAgctctatctttaaaaaattaaagtaattaaaaaaaaaaaaagtcaggcattggtggtatacacctttaatcccaggaggatcactgtgagttccaggctagcttggtctggtctacagagtgagttccaagacagtcaaagctatacaaagagaaatcctgtctacaaaaacaaaaacaaaagcggGGGAGGACTGGAAGATGGCTCACTGGCTAGAACCACTGAATGTTCTAGCAGAGGGCCTAGGTTTGATCCCCGCACCCTCGTGATGGTTTCCAGGCATCtcatgccctcttcaggcctctgagggcactacATGcctatggtacacagacataccatACAATATAACACACCCATATgctatgtgtgagtgtgtgtgtgtgtgtgagtgtgtgtgatatTTCTCTGACTATCATTTTTGTAGGCATGACCAGGAACAATTAAAGTTCAGCCTCACCTGTCTGCTTGGTTCTTGTCTTCTCCTCAATGGACACCACGGCTCCAGTTATAAGATTGCTGCTGGAAGCCTGAAGAAGCTCTGAGCACACAACTTTATTACCACCTTCCACTGCCCAAAGGTTGGAATCCGCAGCCGAAATCGACACTGCTCCTGTCAGGAAGGAGCAAAGACATGCTTTAATTCTGCCTTGCTTAGGTCCAGCCACTTAGATATTCTGCTTCAAATGCCTCCAGACACTGCCAGATGACCCTGAGGGACAAAGGTCTCGTTCAGGCGAGAACCACCGGAACTAACAGAAGCATGGGACCCTCTACCACCAGCAACTCACAGACAGAAACTATGTCGGTAAAAATGCCTGAGCCACTAAGAAACCAGCCTCCTCCATCCAGAGCCTGCTTCACCCTCGTGGCTAAATCCCTTAGCTACAGCCATCCCCGATTCCCTCCGATCCTGCCTTACCCACAAAGGCGTTGAGGTTAGTGCTCTGGCCAAAATTGACCCTCATGACGGGAGCAATCATCTCGCTGAGGAACGTCTCGGAGAAGCCTGCTTTCTTCAGGTTTTCATGGAGAGTCTGGTTAAGCAGTCTGACGTAGTCCTCCCCTCCGATGGCATACATTAACTTTTCTACGCTGCTGAAGGCATAGTCATGGGACTGATAACGATAGATCCTTGGGAAAGAGAAACACTCATTAAATGTCACATAGGACAGGGCAGAGGAGAGGGGCTACAAACAGCCTCAGGAGAATGAAACTGATGGCAGGCTTTGCAAATTTCAGGGCAGCCTGAGATACG
This genomic interval carries:
- the Pcyox1 gene encoding prenylcysteine oxidase 1 isoform X1; protein product: MGRESAALVGPLLGLGLLLCGLGSLASAEPRAPPDRIAIVGAGIGGTSSAYYLRKKFGKDVKIDVFEREEVGGRLATMKVQGHDYEAGGSVIHPLNLHMKRFVKELGLSSIPASGGLVGVYDGKSLVFEESSWFIINMIKLVWRYGFQSLRMHMWVEDLLDKFMRIYRYQSHDYAFSSVEKLMYAIGGEDYVRLLNQTLHENLKKAGFSETFLSEMIAPVMRVNFGQSTNLNAFVGAVSISAADSNLWAVEGGNKVVCSELLQASSSNLITGAVVSIEEKTRTKQTGNPTKMYEVVYKTGSETHSDFYDIVLVAAPLNRKMSNITFQGFNPPIEEFNDPYQHLVTTLIKGELNSTFFSSRPKEQFGLSAILLTDDSNMFINSLSIVSSVRTKEGPAPPTDGMHVWKTFSRDILTEEQISKLFLSYEYAVRKQWLSYPYYEPPQKCPSIILHDRLYYLNGIEFAASCMEMSAIAGYNAALLAYHRWNGHEDMIDQDDLYEKLKTEL
- the Pcyox1 gene encoding prenylcysteine oxidase 1 isoform X2, which translates into the protein MKVQGHDYEAGGSVIHPLNLHMKRFVKELGLSSIPASGGLVGVYDGKSLVFEESSWFIINMIKLVWRYGFQSLRMHMWVEDLLDKFMRIYRYQSHDYAFSSVEKLMYAIGGEDYVRLLNQTLHENLKKAGFSETFLSEMIAPVMRVNFGQSTNLNAFVGAVSISAADSNLWAVEGGNKVVCSELLQASSSNLITGAVVSIEEKTRTKQTGNPTKMYEVVYKTGSETHSDFYDIVLVAAPLNRKMSNITFQGFNPPIEEFNDPYQHLVTTLIKGELNSTFFSSRPKEQFGLSAILLTDDSNMFINSLSIVSSVRTKEGPAPPTDGMHVWKTFSRDILTEEQISKLFLSYEYAVRKQWLSYPYYEPPQKCPSIILHDRLYYLNGIEFAASCMEMSAIAGYNAALLAYHRWNGHEDMIDQDDLYEKLKTEL